In Paenibacillus phoenicis, one genomic interval encodes:
- a CDS encoding ABC transporter substrate-binding protein, which translates to MNSSKAVNPYLSVIKSIGLSVLLLAVVTVLPACGSSKTEGEGSQVSSVAESAKASDGEGSAAAVSDSSAEDQAQVYPLTVTDELGHEVTIPSKPVRIFAPMMEDSLLVLGVKPVVQWSNGVEPQLYLQDQLGDVPQISFAGGMPSPEAIMALEPDLIILNNQAYAEKGGYEQLSKIAPTYVFENAATDLSSSIQILGELLDKSGEAEEALKEYNDKVASTREKLSTLVEGKKAAIIRFNAKGMFFMNNQYYSGYVMNHELGFEQSTLVKDGAFQVSLEILPELDADYIFLANDGNQGDAYLKELKKSSLWQTVPAVKAGHVYETNSDYWLSGGLIAQGKVIDDVVGFLAP; encoded by the coding sequence ATGAACAGCTCAAAAGCTGTGAATCCATACTTGAGTGTGATCAAATCGATAGGTTTGTCAGTCCTGCTACTGGCTGTTGTAACGGTTCTTCCCGCATGTGGCTCGAGTAAAACCGAGGGTGAGGGGAGCCAGGTTAGTTCCGTAGCAGAGTCCGCGAAGGCGTCAGACGGAGAAGGAAGTGCAGCCGCCGTCTCTGATTCATCAGCAGAGGATCAAGCGCAGGTTTATCCTCTCACAGTTACGGATGAGCTCGGACACGAAGTCACGATTCCGTCAAAACCGGTTAGAATTTTTGCCCCGATGATGGAGGATTCTCTGCTAGTGCTAGGAGTAAAACCGGTGGTCCAATGGTCCAACGGCGTCGAACCTCAGTTGTACTTGCAGGATCAACTGGGAGATGTGCCACAGATCAGCTTCGCTGGAGGTATGCCTTCGCCAGAAGCTATTATGGCGCTGGAACCTGATTTGATTATTCTGAATAATCAAGCTTACGCGGAGAAAGGCGGTTACGAGCAATTATCCAAAATTGCCCCAACCTATGTGTTCGAGAACGCAGCCACCGATCTAAGCAGCTCAATTCAAATTTTGGGGGAACTGTTAGACAAGTCCGGTGAGGCCGAAGAGGCTTTAAAAGAGTATAACGACAAGGTCGCTAGCACACGCGAAAAATTGTCCACCCTGGTAGAAGGTAAAAAGGCGGCGATTATCCGTTTTAACGCCAAAGGCATGTTCTTTATGAATAATCAGTATTACAGCGGTTATGTCATGAATCACGAGCTTGGTTTTGAACAGAGCACTTTGGTGAAGGATGGCGCTTTTCAAGTCTCCCTTGAAATCCTGCCTGAGCTGGATGCAGATTATATCTTCCTGGCCAATGACGGCAACCAGGGGGATGCATATCTGAAGGAACTGAAGAAAAGTTCGTTGTGGCAGACCGTTCCAGCCGTGAAAGCAGGGCATGTCTATGAAACCAATAGCGATTACTGGCTGAGCGGCGGTTTGATTGCCCAAGGAAAAGTCATTGACGATGTGGTTGGTTTCCTTGCGCCATGA
- a CDS encoding AraC family transcriptional regulator, which yields MKEVDLTRMSLKDIREYMADHHHEPLSIDDLAQLTGLSPNYFGEAFKNAYQQNVMDYLTDLRIGRVKQLLRETDMCLRDIAKLAGYSDEFYLSKKFKKEVGESPSAYRKNWRKRIAVISVGAMGNLLALGIVPVAAPIDPKWTPYYYIYYQNEIQVHLDCSHLETEAKNIRMLVQAKPDCLFFIEPLSQHMASELRANGVELIPIESRDWKGQLMEMASALGEQKKGESWIADYEQRVDQARKTMGSASRKELTVTLRLCEDQMFLYSNRGIRDVLYQDLALHTIPKQLGLCNEPISREQLQELNPDRLFLLVCPDAATRVHWLTLQHDPSWQRLNAVKKGQLYQIPSNPWFEYSAIAVNRMLEEGVLMLTGKSPISPP from the coding sequence ATGAAAGAGGTAGACTTGACGCGCATGTCGTTAAAAGATATTCGGGAATATATGGCGGATCATCACCATGAACCGTTGTCGATTGACGATCTGGCGCAGTTAACCGGCTTGAGTCCAAACTATTTTGGAGAAGCGTTCAAGAACGCCTACCAGCAAAATGTCATGGATTATCTTACGGACTTGCGGATCGGGAGAGTCAAGCAGTTGCTTCGTGAGACGGATATGTGTTTACGCGATATTGCCAAGCTTGCCGGATACAGCGATGAATTTTATTTGAGCAAAAAGTTCAAGAAGGAAGTTGGGGAGTCGCCTTCCGCTTATCGGAAGAACTGGCGCAAACGGATTGCGGTGATATCTGTCGGGGCCATGGGGAACTTGCTCGCTCTTGGCATCGTTCCTGTAGCGGCTCCTATTGATCCGAAGTGGACCCCTTACTATTACATATACTATCAGAACGAGATTCAGGTACATTTGGATTGCTCACATTTGGAGACGGAAGCGAAGAACATCAGAATGCTAGTCCAGGCCAAACCCGATTGCTTATTCTTCATTGAGCCGTTATCGCAACATATGGCTAGTGAGCTTAGAGCAAACGGCGTTGAACTGATCCCGATCGAATCGAGGGATTGGAAAGGACAGCTCATGGAGATGGCCTCAGCGCTTGGGGAACAGAAGAAAGGCGAGAGCTGGATTGCAGATTATGAGCAGCGGGTAGACCAAGCTAGAAAAACCATGGGTTCCGCATCCCGGAAGGAGCTGACCGTGACCTTACGATTATGCGAAGATCAGATGTTCCTGTACAGTAATCGGGGGATACGGGATGTGTTGTATCAAGATCTGGCTTTACATACCATCCCTAAACAGCTTGGGTTATGTAACGAGCCGATTTCTCGGGAACAACTCCAAGAGCTGAACCCTGACCGGTTGTTCCTCTTAGTTTGCCCGGATGCGGCTACACGCGTACATTGGCTAACCTTGCAGCACGATCCCTCGTGGCAGCGGCTGAACGCCGTAAAGAAGGGGCAATTATATCAGATCCCGTCCAATCCTTGGTTTGAGTATTCCGCGATCGCGGTGAATCGAATGCTGGAGGAAGGGGTATTGATGTTAACCGGAAAAAGTCCAATCTCCCCTCCTTGA
- a CDS encoding MerR family transcriptional regulator, with translation MKYYTIGEAAAMYHIPESTLRFYEKKGLLPFIERDEAGRRLFSERQLALLQIVTCLKNTNMPISQIKQYMDWVVEGNSTVEKRLDMLLKHKQNVLDEIALMQEYLKGIEDKIDRYQKQLRGGENL, from the coding sequence ATGAAGTACTATACCATTGGCGAAGCTGCAGCCATGTATCATATACCAGAGTCTACCTTGCGCTTTTATGAGAAAAAAGGCCTTCTTCCGTTTATCGAACGGGACGAGGCGGGGAGAAGACTATTTTCGGAACGTCAATTGGCGTTGCTGCAAATCGTAACTTGCCTTAAGAACACCAACATGCCCATCAGCCAGATTAAGCAGTACATGGACTGGGTTGTGGAGGGAAATTCTACAGTAGAGAAACGACTCGACATGCTGTTGAAGCATAAGCAAAACGTGCTAGATGAAATCGCATTAATGCAGGAATACCTGAAGGGGATTGAAGATAAAATCGATCGTTATCAAAAACAACTTCGTGGAGGAGAGAACCTATGA
- a CDS encoding SDR family oxidoreductase: MKLTGNTILITGGGSGIGLAFAEKFVQNGNTVIVIGRRESVLEQARKQVPGLITQVCDLAQESDRVALFDWVTTNYPDVNVLINNAGIQLRYNVLKADARDNWYDYSKEITTNIEAPVHLSMLFAPYFAKKETAAIINVTSGLAFTPFAIAPVYSATKAALHSYTMSLRHQLSATSVEVIEIAPPAVNTDLGGSGLHTHGEPLDAFTEGIFQGLAEGKQEIGYGSSIARLRMSRDDIDKYTEQLYQANKDSIE, from the coding sequence ATGAAGCTTACAGGAAATACGATATTGATTACTGGCGGCGGCTCCGGGATCGGGCTCGCCTTTGCAGAGAAATTCGTGCAAAACGGAAATACCGTCATCGTTATCGGCCGGCGGGAAAGCGTGCTTGAGCAAGCTCGGAAACAAGTGCCGGGCTTAATCACTCAAGTTTGCGACTTGGCTCAAGAAAGCGATCGTGTAGCCTTGTTCGATTGGGTGACAACAAACTATCCCGACGTGAACGTGCTGATTAATAATGCCGGGATTCAACTGCGCTACAACGTGCTCAAAGCGGACGCGAGAGACAACTGGTACGATTATAGCAAGGAGATTACGACGAATATCGAAGCGCCTGTCCATTTGTCCATGTTGTTTGCCCCTTACTTCGCGAAGAAAGAAACGGCAGCAATTATTAACGTCACTTCTGGTTTGGCGTTTACTCCTTTTGCAATTGCGCCGGTGTATTCGGCAACAAAAGCGGCGCTTCACTCTTACACCATGAGCTTAAGACACCAACTGTCTGCAACATCCGTTGAAGTCATTGAAATTGCTCCTCCTGCAGTGAACACAGATCTGGGAGGCAGCGGTCTGCATACGCATGGGGAACCGCTGGATGCCTTCACGGAAGGCATTTTCCAAGGTTTAGCCGAAGGCAAGCAGGAAATCGGGTACGGTTCCTCGATCGCACGCCTGCGGATGTCCCGAGACGATATCGACAAATATACAGAACAGCTGTACCAAGCCAACAAAGACTCTATTGAGTAA
- a CDS encoding MATE family efflux transporter, whose amino-acid sequence MTLTERIPSWKKLSLFAVTWPIFIDSVLRMMLGTVDVFMLSRISDTATGAVGLANEIIYFCILMFGFVGIGTSVAVSQYIGAGREKEASRVSALAISMNLIFGIFVSLVLVGFGEPLLRLLNLNEEQIGIASHYLKIIGGFMWIEALSYAVSSVIRSSGNTKSVMYVTLGVNLLHVTGNYLLIFGNLGFPEMGVTGAAISTVVSRFVGIIVLFFILYRRVPAPIHGKDYVTWNGTYAKQILSVGLPAAGEHLAWQSQYLMIMGFVNMISITALNTHVYVMNISNYFMALAASIGAGTEIIVGQMVGAGEMKAAYKRLMKSVRISFLLTLAIVGAASIFRHDLIGLFTEDPAIIATGASIFLLSIVLEPGRTFNMVIINSLRAAGDARFPVLMGVCSMWGVSVPLAYLLGVHLEIGLLGIWIAFAVDEWLRGLIMLLRWRSRAWEKKALVKPVSATEEALGASA is encoded by the coding sequence GTGACTTTAACTGAACGTATACCATCATGGAAGAAACTTAGCCTATTTGCCGTGACCTGGCCGATCTTTATCGATTCGGTGTTACGGATGATGCTTGGCACCGTCGACGTGTTTATGCTCAGCCGAATTTCCGATACGGCTACCGGGGCGGTGGGCTTAGCGAATGAGATTATCTATTTCTGCATTCTGATGTTTGGATTTGTTGGCATCGGGACGAGTGTGGCCGTCTCCCAGTATATCGGTGCTGGGCGAGAGAAAGAAGCGAGCCGCGTCTCGGCGCTTGCGATTTCGATGAACCTGATCTTCGGGATCTTCGTCAGCCTGGTCCTCGTTGGCTTTGGAGAGCCGCTCCTGCGGTTGCTCAACCTGAATGAGGAACAGATTGGCATCGCCAGCCATTATCTGAAGATCATCGGCGGCTTTATGTGGATCGAGGCGCTGTCTTACGCAGTATCGTCGGTCATCCGTTCGAGCGGCAATACCAAAAGCGTCATGTATGTAACGCTGGGCGTGAATCTTCTCCACGTCACCGGCAACTATCTGCTGATCTTCGGGAACCTCGGCTTTCCGGAAATGGGCGTGACCGGTGCGGCGATCTCGACCGTCGTCAGCCGTTTTGTCGGCATCATTGTTCTGTTCTTCATCTTGTATCGCCGGGTTCCTGCTCCGATTCACGGGAAGGACTATGTGACTTGGAACGGGACTTATGCGAAGCAGATTCTAAGCGTTGGGCTGCCGGCGGCGGGAGAGCATCTGGCTTGGCAATCGCAGTACCTGATGATCATGGGTTTCGTGAACATGATTAGCATTACCGCCCTAAATACGCATGTTTACGTGATGAACATTTCCAACTATTTTATGGCACTGGCCGCGTCGATTGGGGCAGGGACAGAGATTATCGTCGGTCAAATGGTTGGAGCAGGGGAGATGAAGGCCGCCTATAAGCGACTGATGAAAAGCGTACGGATCAGCTTCCTGCTCACCTTGGCCATTGTTGGTGCGGCTTCGATCTTCCGCCATGACCTCATCGGTTTGTTCACCGAAGATCCTGCGATTATCGCAACCGGAGCTAGCATCTTCCTGCTGTCGATCGTGCTTGAACCTGGCCGGACCTTCAATATGGTCATCATCAATTCGCTGCGCGCCGCCGGGGATGCGCGGTTCCCCGTCCTGATGGGCGTATGCTCGATGTGGGGCGTCTCGGTTCCGCTGGCCTACCTGCTGGGCGTTCACCTGGAGATTGGACTCCTTGGGATATGGATTGCATTTGCCGTGGATGAATGGCTGCGCGGACTGATCATGCTGCTTCGCTGGAGAAGCCGGGCTTGGGAGAAGAAAGCGCTCGTCAAGCCGGTTTCCGCAACGGAGGAGGCGCTCGGGGCCTCCGCTTAA
- a CDS encoding sigma factor-like helix-turn-helix DNA-binding protein, with product MLPVDLSDPASSIVEPRETLPDSTWIWLAPDFGENPEEALIRKDTLQLCFIALLQTLPPRQRAVLILKDVFDWSSKQILRNETGTRRGAFFL from the coding sequence GTGCTTCCCGTCGATCTGTCCGATCCGGCGAGCTCCATCGTGGAACCTCGGGAGACGTTGCCCGATTCTACTTGGATTTGGCTGGCCCCTGATTTTGGTGAAAATCCCGAGGAGGCGCTCATCCGCAAGGATACCCTGCAACTCTGCTTCATCGCGCTTCTGCAGACTTTGCCTCCTCGTCAACGGGCCGTATTGATTTTGAAGGATGTCTTTGACTGGTCGTCCAAGCAAATCCTAAGAAACGAAACTGGCACCCGACGGGGTGCCTTTTTTCTTTAG
- a CDS encoding glycoside hydrolase family 16 protein has protein sequence MKRTHFAERRLARNVFSLLLAVIMAVGVSFVPTPKAQAAGTTITSMSYFSPADGPVITKSGVGQASYGFVMPIFNGGSATWSDVVQDLGVKVKVNGNWVDIDSVSSFVYNQNWGHWSDSGFNGYWFVLSATTEIQLYSRANGVTLNYTLVFQNINKTTITAMTPTQGPVITAGFTGGAGFTYPVFNNDPSIPYAAVADDLKVYVKPVNSNTWIDIDNNPASGWIYDQNFGQFTDGGGGYWFNVTESINVKLESKTSSVNLVYTIIFNEPVRNSYTLTPYEGTTFTANESGAIGLPLPKIDGGAPIASELENFVYQINVNGQWVELADSSQSGFVYSANGYNNLSSANQWGYWADYIYGLWFQPIQQDMQIRIGYPLNGQKGGNVGNNYVTYTFIGNPNAPRPDESDQEDIPLSTPSNPNIDGLTLIWQDEFTGSQLDMSKWNYEQGYYLNDDPGTWGWGNAELQHYTNSPQNIFVQDGNLNIRALNDPKSFPQDPNRYAQYSSGKVNTKDHFSLKYGRVDFRAKLPTGNGIWPALWMLPQDQAYGTWAASGEIDVMEARGRLPGISSGAIHFGGQWPANTHLSGEYHFPSGQTIANDFHVYSVVWEEDNIKWYVDGKFFFKATRDQWYSTAAPNNPNAPFDQPFYLIMNLAIGGNFDGGIAPGPGDIPATMQVDYVRVYKDNGNGGGGQNPGNPGDPGTPSTIVIGDQVKGLKKTGDNLLFYVNGATFADLHYKINNGVQLNVAMTPVGNGNYTYAVNNLSQGDVVEYFFTYNPGQGALDTPWQTYIHGVTQGTPE, from the coding sequence ATGAAACGGACTCACTTTGCAGAAAGGCGGCTCGCTCGAAACGTATTCAGCTTGCTCCTGGCGGTCATCATGGCAGTTGGCGTCAGTTTCGTGCCGACGCCGAAGGCTCAGGCAGCAGGGACAACGATTACTTCGATGAGCTACTTCTCACCGGCAGACGGGCCGGTCATCACCAAGTCGGGGGTCGGACAAGCGAGCTACGGCTTTGTTATGCCTATTTTTAATGGCGGTTCGGCTACCTGGAGCGATGTGGTGCAGGATTTAGGCGTCAAAGTGAAAGTTAATGGCAACTGGGTCGACATCGACAGTGTCAGCAGCTTTGTCTACAACCAGAACTGGGGGCACTGGAGTGACAGCGGCTTTAACGGTTATTGGTTCGTCCTTTCCGCAACCACAGAGATTCAACTGTACTCCAGAGCAAACGGGGTTACGCTTAATTACACTCTCGTCTTTCAAAATATCAACAAAACCACGATCACGGCGATGACACCAACGCAAGGTCCGGTTATTACCGCAGGATTTACGGGCGGGGCTGGCTTCACCTATCCCGTGTTCAATAACGATCCGTCTATTCCTTATGCCGCGGTTGCCGACGATTTGAAGGTGTATGTGAAGCCAGTGAACAGCAACACCTGGATCGATATCGATAACAATCCGGCCAGCGGCTGGATCTATGACCAGAACTTCGGCCAATTCACCGATGGCGGCGGGGGTTACTGGTTTAACGTCACGGAGTCCATCAACGTGAAATTGGAATCGAAAACTTCGTCAGTGAACCTCGTGTATACGATTATTTTTAATGAGCCGGTAAGAAATTCGTATACCCTGACTCCTTATGAGGGAACGACGTTCACTGCAAATGAAAGCGGTGCCATCGGGTTGCCCCTGCCGAAAATCGACGGAGGCGCTCCCATTGCCTCGGAGCTGGAGAATTTCGTTTATCAGATCAACGTCAACGGTCAGTGGGTTGAACTCGCCGATTCCAGCCAAAGCGGATTCGTCTATTCCGCGAATGGTTACAACAACTTATCCAGCGCCAATCAATGGGGCTATTGGGCTGACTACATCTATGGCCTGTGGTTCCAGCCGATCCAACAGGATATGCAAATCCGTATCGGATATCCTCTAAATGGGCAAAAGGGCGGTAACGTCGGCAACAACTACGTCACGTATACCTTCATCGGCAATCCTAACGCCCCGCGGCCGGATGAATCCGACCAAGAGGATATTCCGCTCAGCACGCCAAGCAATCCGAACATTGACGGTTTGACGCTCATCTGGCAGGATGAATTTACCGGTTCCCAGCTAGATATGAGCAAGTGGAATTATGAACAAGGATATTACCTCAATGACGATCCGGGCACCTGGGGTTGGGGCAATGCGGAGCTGCAGCATTACACGAACAGCCCGCAAAATATTTTCGTTCAGGATGGAAACCTAAATATCCGGGCGTTAAATGACCCTAAATCCTTCCCGCAGGATCCAAATCGTTATGCGCAATATTCTTCCGGCAAGGTTAACACCAAGGATCACTTCTCGTTGAAATACGGCCGAGTGGATTTCCGCGCGAAGCTGCCTACGGGGAACGGGATTTGGCCGGCGCTGTGGATGCTGCCTCAGGATCAAGCCTACGGCACCTGGGCCGCTTCCGGTGAAATCGACGTCATGGAAGCTCGGGGGCGTCTGCCTGGTATCTCCTCCGGCGCCATTCACTTCGGCGGACAATGGCCGGCCAATACGCATCTTTCCGGCGAATACCACTTCCCATCCGGGCAAACCATCGCCAATGACTTCCATGTCTACTCCGTCGTTTGGGAAGAGGACAACATCAAATGGTATGTAGACGGCAAGTTCTTCTTCAAAGCGACCCGGGATCAATGGTATTCCACGGCAGCACCAAACAACCCGAACGCACCTTTCGATCAGCCGTTCTATCTCATCATGAACCTGGCCATCGGCGGGAACTTCGACGGCGGCATCGCCCCAGGACCTGGCGATATCCCGGCAACGATGCAAGTCGATTATGTGCGCGTCTATAAGGACAACGGCAATGGCGGCGGCGGTCAGAATCCCGGAAACCCGGGAGATCCGGGCACGCCCTCCACGATTGTGATCGGCGATCAAGTGAAGGGGCTGAAGAAAACCGGCGATAACCTGTTGTTCTACGTCAACGGCGCGACTTTTGCGGATCTGCATTATAAGATCAATAACGGTGTGCAACTCAATGTCGCCATGACCCCGGTGGGGAACGGCAACTATACCTATGCGGTTAACAACCTGAGCCAAGGGGATGTGGTGGAGTATTTCTTCACCTATAACCCCGGGCAAGGGGCGCTGGATACCCCGTGGCAAACCTACATTCATGGGGTTACACAAGGAACGCCGGAATAA
- a CDS encoding GyrI-like domain-containing protein codes for MANYVLEEKDSFTVFGLGTELKSHYTDFAGINKEKSSFWQAVTEDGRLDQLKAIAENDYVFAVNEAVNNKMMYYVGVLSRETLPDSEDSRVIQFPKGEYLIVKGEGTTADEFSNQLAGIAFGQVLPELNHVAYVGGPNASVLMEQENGRVVGEMWIPVVRK; via the coding sequence ATGGCAAATTATGTTTTGGAAGAGAAGGATAGCTTTACGGTATTTGGGCTGGGTACGGAATTAAAAAGTCATTACACGGATTTCGCCGGCATCAACAAGGAAAAGTCGAGCTTCTGGCAAGCCGTCACCGAGGACGGCCGACTCGATCAGCTTAAAGCGATCGCGGAGAACGACTACGTCTTTGCCGTAAATGAAGCGGTCAATAACAAAATGATGTATTACGTCGGCGTATTGAGCCGCGAAACGCTGCCGGACTCGGAAGACTCTCGGGTCATTCAATTCCCGAAGGGGGAGTACCTGATTGTCAAAGGGGAAGGCACAACGGCGGATGAATTCAGTAATCAGCTGGCGGGGATCGCTTTTGGCCAAGTCCTGCCGGAATTGAATCATGTCGCTTATGTTGGTGGGCCAAACGCCTCGGTATTGATGGAGCAAGAGAATGGTCGCGTCGTGGGAGAAATGTGGATCCCCGTCGTAAGGAAATAG
- a CDS encoding helix-turn-helix transcriptional regulator — protein MKKVERINTIMRYINNRSHFTITEIMQEFNISRSTAIRDIREIEALGMPLVAEVGRDGGYSVMHNSILPAVRFTDNEVKALFIAFMATRNAQLPYLKSRQSLAEKLLGLISKNQQDDLLLLDEILLFEGTNPHNPDLLELSDLPHPMLEKLIRHLLLDSYLWITLEEGEGINSYPIFLLHLYHEKSLWWMEVFDLQEEKRRMFSVDQLTQVELYYPKKRMSRKKILELLGKQEEAYNLILELGPRAIAQYKKYHPLKAFISYTNPYQTTAMMKMVVQANEPEELTETINWLLFLGEDLEFRKVPEEVMEGLRQRGKEMEQLFF, from the coding sequence ATGAAAAAAGTTGAACGGATTAACACCATCATGCGCTATATCAACAACCGGTCCCACTTTACTATCACGGAAATTATGCAGGAATTTAACATCTCCCGCTCGACGGCAATCCGAGACATCCGCGAAATCGAAGCTTTGGGAATGCCGCTCGTTGCTGAGGTTGGACGGGACGGCGGCTATTCGGTGATGCACAACTCGATCCTGCCCGCCGTGCGGTTTACGGATAACGAGGTCAAAGCGCTGTTCATCGCCTTCATGGCCACAAGAAACGCCCAGCTTCCGTATCTCAAGAGCCGCCAGTCCTTGGCTGAAAAATTGCTGGGGCTGATCTCGAAAAACCAGCAGGACGATCTCCTGCTCCTGGATGAAATTCTGCTCTTTGAAGGGACCAACCCGCATAATCCCGACCTGCTGGAGCTTTCGGATCTCCCTCACCCAATGCTGGAGAAGCTGATCCGACACCTGCTTCTCGACAGCTATTTATGGATTACCCTTGAAGAAGGGGAGGGAATCAACTCGTATCCTATTTTTCTCTTACACCTTTATCATGAGAAAAGTCTGTGGTGGATGGAAGTCTTTGATTTACAGGAAGAGAAGAGGAGAATGTTCTCCGTTGACCAACTCACCCAAGTCGAGCTCTACTACCCTAAGAAGCGAATGAGCCGGAAGAAGATTTTGGAGCTCCTTGGCAAGCAAGAGGAAGCATACAACCTGATCCTTGAACTCGGCCCCCGTGCCATTGCCCAATACAAAAAATATCATCCCTTAAAAGCATTCATTTCCTATACCAATCCGTATCAAACCACCGCCATGATGAAGATGGTTGTCCAAGCCAACGAACCCGAGGAGCTAACTGAGACGATCAACTGGCTGCTGTTCCTGGGGGAAGACCTGGAATTCAGAAAAGTGCCGGAAGAAGTCATGGAAGGATTGCGTCAGAGAGGTAAGGAGATGGAGCAGTTGTTCTTCTAA